The following proteins are encoded in a genomic region of Ignavibacteria bacterium:
- the nuoH gene encoding NADH-quinone oxidoreductase subunit NuoH gives MLELLIISTIKIAVMLIVLLTTAAYLVLAERRISAAVQDRIGPNRVGWQGFLQPLADLVKLVTKEEIVPKAANKFLHGLAPIISVFIALSTFAVVPFGNTIELFGRTIKLQIADVNIGVLYILALASIGVYGLTLSGWSSNNKYSLLGGMRSSAQMISYELSMGLSIIGVVMLAGSLQLDKIVEAQNGLRWNIFLQPIGFITFLVASFAETNRTPFDLPEAEPELVGGYHTEYSGLKFGLFFLAEYCNMVVSSAVITTLYLGGWQFPYVETFGFSPLVVSLMQVGAFAVKVAAILFFFILVRWTVPRFRYDQLMNLGWKVMLPLALANIVVTGMFLLI, from the coding sequence ATGTTAGAATTATTAATCATCTCCACCATCAAAATCGCCGTAATGCTCATCGTGCTGCTTACCACTGCGGCATATTTAGTATTAGCAGAACGACGTATCAGCGCGGCAGTTCAAGATCGCATTGGTCCAAATCGCGTTGGCTGGCAAGGATTTTTGCAACCTCTCGCCGATTTGGTCAAACTCGTAACGAAAGAAGAAATCGTTCCGAAAGCGGCAAACAAATTTCTTCACGGCCTTGCACCGATTATTTCCGTGTTCATCGCACTTTCAACATTCGCTGTCGTTCCATTCGGCAACACGATTGAACTTTTCGGACGAACAATCAAACTACAAATAGCCGACGTGAACATTGGCGTTCTCTACATTCTTGCGCTCGCTTCGATTGGTGTTTATGGACTTACGCTCAGCGGTTGGTCGTCGAACAATAAATATTCGCTGCTTGGCGGAATGCGTTCTTCGGCGCAAATGATTTCATACGAACTTTCGATGGGACTTTCGATTATCGGCGTGGTGATGCTTGCCGGTTCGCTGCAACTCGATAAAATTGTCGAAGCGCAAAATGGATTGCGTTGGAATATTTTTTTGCAGCCGATTGGTTTCATCACGTTTCTCGTTGCGTCGTTTGCGGAAACCAATCGCACGCCGTTTGATTTGCCCGAAGCGGAACCGGAACTCGTCGGCGGTTATCACACGGAATATTCCGGTTTGAAATTCGGTTTGTTTTTTCTCGCCGAGTATTGCAATATGGTTGTCTCCAGCGCAGTGATTACCACGCTCTATCTCGGCGGTTGGCAATTTCCGTACGTTGAAACATTTGGCTTTTCTCCACTCGTTGTGAGTTTGATGCAAGTGGGAGCGTTTGCGGTGAAAGTTGCCGCGATATTATTTTTCTTTATTCTCGTGCGCTGGACTGTTCCGCGTTTTCGTTACGACCAACTAATGAATCTCGGCTGGAAAGTGATGCTTCCGCTTGCGTTGGCGAATATTGTGGTTACGGGAATGTTCCTTTTAATTTGA
- a CDS encoding NADH-quinone oxidoreductase subunit G: MNITITIDGQQLETDSSKTIIQAARDNGIAIPNFCWHPALSIAGNCRICLVDSGLPKKTREGQIERDANGNPIIMYAPKLQIACQTLAADGMVVQTNSPKVINAREAVMEFLLINHPLDCPICDEAGECKLQEYAYKHSVGYSRFEFEKVRKPKRVDIGPNVMLDTERCIMCSRCVRFCDEVAKEPSLTFTNRGDRVELTTFPGTSLDNNYSMNTIDLCPVGALTSKDFRFKARVWEMSFTESVCVGCSRGCNTTIGVRNNEILRLTPRFNDGVNDYWMCDNGRLNSFKNVNAETRIKAPMIRREGKLVEVGWDEAMAKVASELRRFQKNEIAVFGSSFGTNEDNFLLQKFAKQILETKNIDFFQHIKENDEDNLLIRADKTPNSFGTKEVGVGNGNANDILKSIANGTIKALYVLEDNIAEIPDVANALSKLDFLVVHSSNHNETTKLADVVFSASTYAEKNGTFTNFEGNVQRIRPAVATLEHERALDGFAMSRLDKFGSQFDRWMKGEKRDARPSWKIICGVANAMNAKWKYNSAEDVFKEIANSIPSFSGMSYFKLGNKGKKLGKSVAEKVTA; this comes from the coding sequence ATGAACATCACTATTACCATTGACGGACAACAACTCGAAACGGATTCGTCAAAAACAATTATACAAGCCGCGCGCGATAACGGAATTGCGATTCCGAATTTTTGCTGGCATCCCGCATTATCTATTGCAGGCAATTGCAGAATTTGTCTTGTAGATTCCGGATTGCCGAAGAAAACGCGTGAAGGACAAATCGAACGCGACGCAAACGGGAATCCGATAATTATGTACGCGCCGAAATTGCAAATCGCTTGTCAAACATTGGCGGCAGACGGAATGGTTGTGCAAACGAATTCGCCGAAAGTAATCAACGCGCGTGAAGCGGTGATGGAATTTTTGCTCATCAATCATCCGCTCGATTGTCCGATTTGTGATGAAGCCGGCGAATGTAAACTGCAAGAATACGCATATAAACACAGCGTCGGATACAGCAGATTTGAATTTGAAAAAGTTCGCAAACCAAAGCGCGTGGATATCGGACCAAACGTTATGCTCGATACGGAACGCTGCATTATGTGTTCCCGCTGCGTTCGTTTCTGCGATGAAGTTGCGAAAGAACCATCGCTCACGTTCACCAATCGCGGCGACCGCGTTGAGCTCACAACATTTCCCGGAACTTCGCTCGACAATAATTATTCGATGAACACGATTGATTTGTGTCCCGTTGGCGCGTTGACGAGTAAAGATTTTCGTTTCAAAGCACGTGTGTGGGAAATGTCGTTCACGGAAAGCGTGTGCGTTGGATGTTCGCGCGGATGCAACACAACCATCGGCGTTCGCAACAATGAAATTCTTCGCTTGACTCCGCGCTTCAATGATGGTGTGAACGATTATTGGATGTGCGACAACGGACGATTGAACTCGTTCAAAAATGTCAATGCCGAAACTCGTATCAAAGCGCCAATGATTCGCCGCGAAGGAAAACTTGTCGAAGTCGGTTGGGATGAAGCAATGGCAAAAGTTGCATCGGAGTTGCGGCGATTTCAGAAAAATGAAATTGCGGTGTTTGGTTCTTCGTTTGGTACGAATGAAGATAATTTTCTTCTGCAAAAATTTGCGAAACAAATTTTGGAAACGAAGAACATTGATTTCTTTCAGCACATAAAAGAAAACGACGAAGACAATTTATTGATTCGCGCAGATAAAACGCCGAATAGTTTCGGAACAAAAGAAGTTGGCGTTGGAAATGGAAATGCGAATGATATTTTGAAATCAATAGCAAACGGAACAATCAAAGCGTTGTACGTTCTTGAAGATAACATTGCGGAAATTCCCGATGTTGCAAATGCGCTTTCAAAATTAGATTTTCTCGTTGTTCATTCATCGAATCATAACGAAACGACAAAACTCGCCGATGTCGTTTTTTCTGCATCAACGTATGCAGAGAAAAATGGAACGTTCACAAACTTTGAAGGAAACGTGCAGCGCATTCGTCCTGCAGTTGCAACGCTGGAACACGAACGCGCGCTCGATGGATTTGCGATGAGCCGTTTGGATAAATTCGGTTCGCAATTCGATAGATGGATGAAAGGCGAAAAACGCGACGCTCGTCCTTCATGGAAAATTATTTGCGGCGTTGCCAATGCGATGAACGCGAAGTGGAAATACAATTCCGCCGAAGATGTGTTCAAAGAAATTGCGAACTCGATTCCATCATTTAGCGGAATGAGTTATTTTAAGTTGGGAAATAAGGGGAAGAAATTAGGAAAATCTGTTGCAGAAAAAGTAACTGCTTGA
- a CDS encoding insulinase family protein yields MNKLIQKLSPHFSAQQLDSHYQKTILENGIRVVTEEIPWVHSASLGVWFDVGSRDEHNSNSGIAHFLEHMVFKGTKNYSIKEISQSMESLGGYLNAFTTKEQTCFLARMLDEHIEKAIAVIADLVQRATFPEKELVKEKFVVLEELKDAEDDSEDFIHELLEKELFPHHQLGVPVIGTMESVKNFSREKLISFAREHYVPSKMVIAAAGNLKHSELVLLARKYFDTEFSTKHLAKRISPITKSKAKTQILERPIQQAHICTGTTTFSVHHPLRYSLLVLHTLLGDGMSSRLFQNIREKYGLAYTVYSFLNFMSDVSTFGVYIGTDAEKMENARELVQKELEKFATKPISKQELTRTKSQLKGTMMLSLESMSNRMMRLGSDELYFGAQTPLDTIRKRIDEVTVESVLETAQKVIDIKKFSTVVMKPGK; encoded by the coding sequence TTGAATAAACTTATACAAAAACTCTCTCCGCATTTTTCTGCACAGCAACTCGATTCGCATTATCAAAAAACGATTTTGGAAAACGGTATTCGCGTTGTAACGGAGGAAATTCCTTGGGTTCATTCCGCTTCGCTTGGCGTGTGGTTTGATGTCGGTTCGCGTGATGAACATAATTCCAACAGCGGCATTGCGCATTTTCTCGAACACATGGTGTTCAAAGGAACGAAGAATTATTCCATCAAAGAAATTTCGCAAAGTATGGAATCGCTCGGCGGATATTTGAATGCGTTCACGACGAAAGAACAAACGTGTTTTCTTGCGAGAATGTTGGACGAGCATATTGAAAAAGCGATTGCCGTGATTGCGGATTTGGTTCAGCGCGCGACGTTTCCCGAAAAAGAATTGGTGAAAGAAAAATTTGTCGTGCTCGAAGAATTGAAAGATGCCGAAGACGACAGCGAAGATTTTATTCACGAACTGCTCGAGAAGGAATTATTTCCCCATCATCAACTTGGCGTGCCGGTAATTGGCACAATGGAAAGCGTGAAAAATTTTTCGCGTGAGAAATTGATTTCGTTTGCGAGAGAACATTACGTTCCGTCGAAAATGGTAATTGCCGCCGCGGGAAATTTGAAACATAGTGAACTCGTTCTGCTTGCGAGAAAATATTTTGATACAGAATTTTCAACAAAACATTTAGCAAAAAGAATTTCTCCGATAACAAAATCAAAAGCGAAAACACAAATTCTCGAACGACCGATTCAGCAAGCGCATATTTGTACGGGAACAACGACGTTCAGCGTTCATCACCCGTTGCGATATTCGTTGCTCGTTTTGCACACGTTGCTCGGCGATGGAATGAGTTCACGCTTGTTTCAAAACATTCGTGAAAAATATGGACTTGCGTACACGGTGTATTCGTTTCTCAATTTTATGAGCGATGTGAGTACGTTTGGCGTGTATATCGGAACCGATGCGGAAAAAATGGAAAACGCGCGCGAGTTAGTGCAAAAAGAATTGGAAAAATTTGCGACGAAACCGATTTCCAAACAAGAACTAACGCGAACAAAATCGCAACTCAAAGGAACGATGATGTTGAGTTTGGAAAGTATGAGCAACAGAATGATGCGACTCGGAAGCGATGAACTGTATTTCGGCGCGCAAACTCCGCTTGATACAATTCGCAAACGCATTGATGAAGTTACGGTAGAAAGTGTTTTAGAAACAGCGCAAAAAGTAATTGATATAAAAAAGTTTTCGACGGTGGTGATGAAACCGGGGAAATAA
- a CDS encoding cytochrome c3 family protein, with the protein MNISIFFLHRNNNMIQRYLYFAVLLVVTFVISVAMKEPASGLNNDDNSQYIKFSHQKHFSEQNIACADCHTIAKESKRSSDKLMANHESCTTCHEEQISNDCAFCHTNPEEIVPMQPKEREIIFSHELHFTKNSIVCETCHEGFETVMYASGSNMPAMTLCMNCHEKKNVSRNCESCHTDFVSLFPENHRIADFKKEHKKYSRVGEGDALCATCHAENFCEDCHAGTELKSFGTKRDLMTEPSSKTSVNDSPKQLRLQNVHELNYRFSHGIDARSRFLDCSSCHDQKTFCNECHDAGGNVTLQKIKPESHFSAGFATLPGTDGGRHKELARRDIESCMSCHDVDGKEPLCAMCHQ; encoded by the coding sequence ATGAACATCTCAATTTTTTTTCTGCACAGGAATAATAATATGATACAACGATATTTGTACTTTGCTGTTTTACTTGTTGTTACGTTTGTTATTTCCGTTGCAATGAAAGAACCGGCATCGGGTTTAAATAATGATGACAATTCACAGTATATAAAATTTTCGCATCAGAAACATTTCAGCGAACAAAATATTGCGTGCGCCGATTGCCACACCATTGCGAAAGAAAGCAAACGTTCTTCCGATAAGTTAATGGCGAATCACGAGAGTTGCACTACTTGTCACGAAGAACAGATTTCCAATGATTGCGCATTTTGTCATACCAATCCCGAAGAGATTGTTCCGATGCAACCGAAGGAACGTGAAATAATTTTTTCCCACGAACTTCATTTTACAAAAAACAGTATTGTGTGCGAAACGTGTCACGAAGGTTTTGAAACAGTGATGTATGCCTCGGGTTCGAATATGCCAGCAATGACATTATGTATGAATTGCCACGAGAAGAAAAACGTTTCAAGAAATTGCGAATCGTGTCATACGGATTTTGTGAGTTTGTTTCCGGAAAATCACCGCATCGCAGATTTCAAAAAAGAGCATAAAAAATATTCTCGAGTCGGCGAAGGTGATGCGCTGTGCGCAACGTGTCACGCGGAAAACTTTTGCGAAGACTGTCACGCAGGAACGGAATTGAAATCGTTCGGAACAAAACGCGATTTGATGACGGAACCTTCATCGAAAACCTCTGTGAACGATTCTCCCAAACAATTACGATTGCAAAATGTTCACGAGTTGAATTATCGTTTTTCGCATGGAATTGACGCGCGTTCACGATTTCTTGATTGTTCTTCGTGTCACGACCAAAAAACATTCTGCAACGAATGCCACGACGCGGGGGGTAACGTTACGCTGCAAAAAATTAAACCGGAGTCGCATTTTTCTGCAGGGTTTGCCACGCTTCCGGGCACAGATGGCGGAAGACATAAAGAACTTGCGCGCCGCGATATTGAAAGTTGTATGAGTTGCCATGATGTTGACGGCAAAGAACCACTTTGTGCAATGTGTCATCAATAA
- a CDS encoding CxxxxCH/CxxCH domain-containing protein encodes MIAKKFSRYRKEIVRSAGIVLAVLFSGCTKLKDDLPSQVQSGSQIHLPSWNDTTKADFHGKFLKSKHWKLSSCEQCHAKNFEGGKSNVSCYKCHTFPHSEMWDTTFVGFRTSEKFHGTYLRENNWQLEKCQSCHGVSYMGGSRANVSCSNVGCHEDFMGMQKTPEACNTCHGDFRAMETDIISFAPPRAINGDTSTTVAGVGAHRRHLLADSVATAIRCSECHSVPDAVSSQYHLDGDNIAEVKFLDTLSGIVTANGLHIPNPTYDSATNKCSNVYCHGDFVARKATSTFQFGYTDTVMLGNIFSPKWTDGNSQAACGTCHNLPPVGHIPSTIQNCGSCHTGIVDNTGRIIDKVKHINGKKNILGQELNF; translated from the coding sequence ATGATTGCAAAGAAATTTTCACGTTACAGAAAAGAGATTGTAAGAAGTGCTGGAATTGTTTTGGCAGTTCTTTTTTCGGGATGCACCAAATTGAAAGACGATTTGCCATCTCAGGTGCAAAGCGGTTCGCAAATTCATTTACCAAGTTGGAACGATACAACGAAAGCGGATTTTCACGGAAAATTTTTGAAGTCGAAACATTGGAAACTTTCGAGTTGCGAACAATGTCACGCAAAAAATTTTGAAGGTGGAAAGAGTAACGTATCGTGTTACAAATGTCATACATTTCCACATTCGGAAATGTGGGATACAACATTTGTCGGATTTCGTACGAGTGAAAAATTTCATGGAACATATTTACGAGAAAATAATTGGCAACTGGAAAAATGTCAATCGTGTCATGGCGTTTCATATATGGGAGGAAGTCGCGCCAATGTGAGTTGTTCAAATGTTGGATGCCACGAAGATTTTATGGGAATGCAAAAAACACCCGAAGCGTGCAACACGTGTCATGGTGATTTCCGCGCAATGGAAACTGATATAATTTCCTTTGCGCCTCCGCGGGCAATCAACGGAGATACTTCTACAACAGTTGCTGGAGTTGGCGCGCATCGTCGTCATCTCCTTGCAGATTCGGTTGCGACGGCGATTCGTTGTTCGGAATGTCATTCAGTTCCTGATGCAGTTTCCAGTCAATATCATCTTGACGGCGATAATATTGCCGAGGTGAAGTTTCTTGATACGCTTTCAGGAATAGTAACTGCAAACGGATTACATATTCCGAATCCGACGTATGATTCCGCGACTAATAAATGTAGCAATGTTTATTGTCACGGCGATTTTGTTGCGCGGAAAGCAACTTCTACATTTCAATTCGGTTATACTGATACGGTAATGTTGGGTAATATTTTTTCTCCGAAATGGACGGATGGAAATTCTCAAGCCGCGTGTGGAACATGTCATAATTTACCGCCCGTTGGACATATTCCATCTACGATACAAAACTGCGGAAGTTGTCATACCGGAATTGTTGATAATACAGGGAGAATTATTGACAAAGTTAAACACATCAACGGAAAGAAAAATATTTTGGGACAAGAACTGAATTTCTAA
- a CDS encoding Rrf2 family transcriptional regulator → MSTIFSKSCEYALQSMLYIARKAKNQPILLRDISTELNIPYHFLSKVLQNLVRDGLVVSHRGINGGFFLGRSAEEITLFDIICAIEGKTFFDNCILGFPKCSDEYPCPAHFQWKDAKSILLEVFQRKTVAELSIALDPKLELVHKLSGMK, encoded by the coding sequence ATGTCAACAATATTTAGTAAATCTTGTGAATATGCACTGCAATCAATGCTGTATATTGCACGCAAAGCAAAAAATCAGCCGATTTTACTCCGCGATATTTCCACTGAACTCAACATTCCTTATCATTTTCTCAGTAAAGTATTGCAAAATCTTGTGCGCGACGGTTTAGTCGTTTCGCATAGAGGAATCAACGGCGGATTTTTCTTAGGGCGCTCTGCGGAAGAAATAACGCTGTTCGATATTATTTGCGCTATTGAAGGAAAAACATTTTTCGATAATTGCATTCTCGGTTTTCCCAAATGCAGCGACGAGTATCCATGTCCTGCTCATTTTCAATGGAAGGATGCAAAGTCCATTCTTCTCGAGGTCTTTCAGAGAAAAACCGTTGCAGAATTATCCATAGCACTTGACCCGAAACTGGAACTTGTTCACAAACTTTCAGGTATGAAGTAG
- the hemN gene encoding oxygen-independent coproporphyrinogen III oxidase, whose product MTQIDIDFLKKYDKAGPRYTSYPPAPIFTVEYNEKLFEIDIIKNNDENYAPLSLYIHIPFCDTLCYFCGCTTVITNNRQQITRYISALKKEIENIVPYLNKRRRVVQLHFGGGTPSYLEPKEIEDVFSFIGEKFRFAPNAEISVEIDPRGLSYEHLQAFRNGGVNRISLGVQDFDENVQRTVNRIQPEEITTQTIAWAHQLGIDSINIDLIYGLPLQTEEQFLSTLKKIIRHAPNRIAVFNFAYVPWMKPHQKLIHAEDLPSAETKLALLKTTIEQLTGAGYEYVGMDHFAKPEDELARARNERTLHRNFQGYSTNAYADLYAFGMSSISHFGTTYAQNCKTLQEYFDAIERGKFPISVGYRMTRDDIVRKYAIMRLMCDLVLDKQEMEERFGISFNEYFAESLEMLEEFTESELVKINEEEIRIIGMGRFILRNIAMVFDAYLKKETEGKKLYSRTI is encoded by the coding sequence ATTACACAAATAGATATTGATTTTCTAAAGAAGTACGACAAAGCAGGGCCGCGCTATACAAGTTATCCTCCTGCTCCTATCTTTACTGTGGAATACAACGAGAAACTTTTTGAAATTGACATTATAAAAAATAATGATGAAAATTACGCCCCGTTGTCACTGTATATTCATATTCCTTTTTGCGATACGTTATGTTATTTTTGCGGTTGCACAACAGTAATAACAAACAATCGCCAACAGATAACACGCTATATATCAGCATTGAAAAAAGAAATAGAAAACATCGTTCCATATCTCAACAAGCGACGGCGCGTAGTACAACTCCACTTCGGCGGAGGAACTCCATCGTACCTTGAACCGAAAGAAATCGAAGATGTGTTTTCATTCATCGGTGAAAAATTCCGCTTTGCGCCGAACGCGGAAATTAGTGTAGAAATTGACCCGCGAGGATTATCGTACGAACATTTACAGGCGTTTCGCAACGGAGGAGTAAATCGCATCAGTTTAGGAGTGCAGGATTTTGACGAAAACGTACAACGCACCGTCAACAGAATACAACCAGAAGAAATAACAACGCAAACGATTGCATGGGCGCATCAACTTGGAATAGACAGCATCAACATAGATTTGATATACGGATTACCGTTGCAAACAGAGGAACAATTTTTAAGCACATTGAAAAAAATAATTCGCCACGCGCCGAATAGAATTGCCGTGTTCAATTTTGCGTATGTTCCTTGGATGAAACCACATCAAAAACTCATTCACGCAGAAGATTTACCTTCGGCGGAAACAAAACTTGCGTTGCTGAAAACTACGATAGAACAACTAACGGGCGCTGGATACGAATATGTTGGAATGGATCATTTTGCAAAACCCGAAGATGAACTTGCGCGCGCGCGAAACGAACGAACACTTCACAGAAATTTTCAGGGATATTCGACTAACGCGTATGCTGATTTGTATGCATTTGGAATGTCTTCCATTTCTCATTTTGGAACTACGTATGCGCAAAATTGTAAGACATTGCAAGAATACTTCGATGCAATAGAACGGGGAAAATTTCCTATCAGTGTCGGTTACCGAATGACGCGCGACGACATTGTTCGTAAGTACGCTATTATGCGATTAATGTGCGATTTAGTTCTGGATAAACAAGAAATGGAAGAACGATTTGGAATTTCGTTCAACGAATATTTTGCAGAATCGCTTGAAATGCTGGAAGAATTTACGGAATCTGAACTTGTGAAAATCAACGAAGAAGAAATTCGCATAATCGGAATGGGACGTTTTATTCTCCGTAATATTGCAATGGTTTTTGATGCATACTTAAAAAAAGAAACAGAGGGAAAGAAACTCTATTCGCGAACTATTTAA
- a CDS encoding hemerythrin domain-containing protein: MNTAFSEIQRSGNYYSSVMSFHSDPIETLVKEHDDALKQLNILNNAAMSIKVNGFSAEAFEKIAKTIRYIGTEMRKHDEKEERFLLPLLEKHVSGPSSAMRNEHRELWAAFSQLLQLVHNAEEGKITGRSISDLVRSSIFIVELSTTHIAKENNVLFPMVKQVLSQEEYEQLKRDFATIEQ, encoded by the coding sequence ATGAACACGGCATTTTCAGAGATACAACGAAGCGGAAATTATTATAGCAGTGTGATGAGTTTTCATAGCGATCCGATTGAAACATTAGTCAAAGAACACGATGACGCTTTGAAGCAACTGAATATTTTAAACAATGCGGCAATGTCCATTAAAGTGAACGGTTTTTCTGCCGAAGCGTTTGAAAAAATTGCCAAAACGATACGGTACATCGGAACTGAAATGCGCAAACACGACGAGAAGGAAGAACGATTTCTTCTTCCATTGTTGGAAAAACATGTAAGCGGACCTTCCTCAGCGATGCGCAACGAACACAGGGAGTTATGGGCGGCATTTTCGCAATTGTTGCAATTAGTTCACAATGCCGAAGAAGGAAAAATTACCGGTCGTTCCATTTCCGATTTAGTGCGTTCATCAATTTTTATCGTCGAACTCTCTACTACGCATATCGCAAAAGAGAATAATGTTCTTTTTCCAATGGTGAAGCAAGTTCTTTCCCAAGAAGAATATGAACAACTGAAACGAGATTTTGCAACAATAGAACAATAG
- a CDS encoding carboxymuconolactone decarboxylase family protein, translating into MSNIPKQYKKFSKDFPEVIHAYEALGKAVHSAGPLNEKTRALIKLAISVGGKLEGAVHSHTRKALNAGASPDEIRHVALLALPTIGLPSMMAAMSWVNDILDERKK; encoded by the coding sequence ATGAGCAACATTCCAAAACAATACAAAAAATTTTCTAAAGATTTTCCTGAGGTAATCCACGCATACGAAGCATTAGGAAAAGCAGTTCATTCTGCAGGTCCGTTAAATGAGAAAACACGTGCGCTTATCAAACTCGCTATTTCCGTTGGCGGGAAATTGGAAGGCGCAGTTCACTCGCATACGCGCAAAGCGCTCAATGCCGGCGCATCTCCCGATGAAATTCGACACGTTGCTTTGCTTGCGCTTCCTACCATTGGTTTACCTTCGATGATGGCGGCAATGAGTTGGGTAAACGATATTCTCGACGAACGAAAAAAATAA
- the moaA gene encoding GTP 3',8-cyclase MoaA produces MPLVDLFGRNHEYLRVSVTDRCNLHCRYCVPSEGIKVQRREEILSFEEIELLARIFVTLGIKKIRITGGEPLLRDGLETLCASLSSIVGLRSLALTTNGVLLTEKSSALKHSGIQQLNISLDTLQQRRFEHVTKRASFNEVLRGIESAILAGFEEVKINTVVMRNFNDDELLDFVAFAKSLSLNVRFIEFMPFLGNGWNHGRFVSFLEMKQIIETQFTLVPKWNEQILPGPAKEFSVDNSNATIGFITTMSDHFCSDCNRLRISAMGIIRNCLFAQSGIDVKTPLRNGATMNELEMLIRSSVLSKWEKHPEEHELVQLQQQSMIGIGG; encoded by the coding sequence ATGCCGCTGGTAGATTTATTCGGAAGAAATCACGAGTATTTACGCGTCTCTGTTACTGACCGTTGCAATCTTCATTGCCGATATTGTGTTCCTTCCGAAGGAATAAAAGTTCAGCGACGCGAAGAAATTCTTTCCTTTGAAGAAATAGAATTGCTTGCGCGCATTTTTGTTACATTGGGAATAAAAAAAATACGGATTACCGGAGGCGAACCGTTATTGCGCGATGGCTTAGAAACATTATGCGCTTCTCTCTCTTCCATTGTCGGACTTCGTTCGCTTGCACTTACAACGAACGGCGTTTTGCTTACAGAAAAAAGTTCTGCACTGAAACACAGCGGAATTCAACAACTCAATATTTCACTTGATACACTTCAGCAACGGCGGTTTGAACACGTTACGAAACGAGCATCGTTCAACGAAGTTCTGCGAGGTATTGAATCAGCAATTCTTGCCGGATTTGAAGAAGTAAAAATCAATACTGTCGTAATGCGCAATTTCAACGATGATGAATTACTGGATTTTGTAGCGTTTGCGAAATCGCTTTCGCTCAATGTTCGCTTTATCGAATTTATGCCTTTTTTAGGAAATGGTTGGAACCACGGAAGATTTGTTTCATTTCTCGAAATGAAACAAATCATTGAAACACAATTTACCTTAGTTCCAAAATGGAACGAACAAATTCTTCCAGGACCGGCAAAAGAATTTTCGGTGGATAATAGCAATGCGACGATTGGATTTATTACAACCATGAGCGACCATTTTTGCAGCGATTGTAATCGCTTGCGAATTTCTGCAATGGGAATCATTCGAAACTGTTTATTTGCCCAAAGCGGTATTGATGTAAAAACTCCATTGCGCAATGGTGCGACAATGAATGAACTGGAAATGCTGATTCGTTCTTCCGTGCTTTCTAAATGGGAAAAACATCCCGAAGAACATGAACTCGTGCAACTTCAGCAACAATCTATGATAGGAATTGGCGGATAA
- a CDS encoding molybdenum cofactor guanylyltransferase — MADNIFSMQQRTDITGIILAGGKSLRMGSDKALLSLGNRTLLQCVADAMKQVFHNVIIISDNGECYTELQLPVFPDVYKCCGPLGGIHSAFAHSSSENIFVVSCDLPYITPEVIQYITNIHSNGDVIIVSQGRIIQPLCGLYQRTCVATLEQCLFKSEFSVLRFLRKLNTYVLSLNTLFPSVAEHTLMNINTPIEYRRSVNYWYGN, encoded by the coding sequence TTGGCGGATAATATTTTTTCGATGCAACAGCGAACAGACATAACAGGGATTATACTTGCCGGCGGAAAAAGTTTGCGAATGGGTAGTGACAAAGCGCTTCTTTCCTTAGGAAATAGAACGTTATTGCAATGTGTTGCAGATGCGATGAAACAGGTTTTTCACAATGTGATAATTATTTCTGACAATGGTGAGTGTTATACGGAATTACAATTGCCCGTATTTCCCGATGTGTATAAATGTTGCGGACCGTTAGGGGGAATTCATTCGGCGTTTGCTCATTCGTCGTCGGAAAATATTTTTGTTGTATCGTGCGATTTGCCATACATTACTCCCGAAGTAATTCAATACATCACGAATATTCATTCAAACGGTGATGTCATCATTGTATCACAAGGAAGAATTATTCAACCACTTTGCGGATTATATCAACGAACTTGTGTTGCTACGCTCGAACAATGTCTTTTCAAGAGCGAATTTTCTGTGCTGAGATTCTTGCGAAAACTCAATACGTATGTGCTTTCGCTTAATACTCTATTCCCTTCTGTAGCAGAACATACGCTAATGAATATCAACACTCCGATAGAATACCGCAGGAGTGTAAATTATTGGTATGGGAATTAA